Below is a genomic region from Bacillus mycoides.
GCATTTGGACAATACATGACAAAGAAATTATATACACGTGGTGAGAAAATTAAGACTGTACAAGTAGGAAAAGGTAAGGAAGAAAAAGTAGATTTAGTTGCGTCAGACAATGTGTCTCTTCTTATGAAGAAGGGCGAAAATATGGACAAAGTTAAACAAGAAGTGATTGCTGAAAAGAAAGTGAAGGCACCGATTAAAAAAGGTGATGCACTTGGCACACTTGTTATTAAAAGAGATAAAGATGTTTTATTAAAACAAACAATTGTAGCGAAAGAAGATGTTGAGGCAGCGAGCTGGTGGGAGTTATTTAAAAGAAGTTTTGGGATGTTTTCAACATCAAAATAGCGGCGGGAATTTTGATGTTTTTCTGTTCGTATTTACTGAAATAATTGCTGAAAGGTTTCACTTTATGACGAAATAGTTCTTCTTTTGTCAGTAGGAAGGATTCTGATTTTATATCACGAAAATCTTATGTTAATGAGTAAAGTTTGAGCATAAGGAGGAAATCGTGTGAGTCTTTCCATGCATTTAGAAGTAAAACGTGACGTCTTATGTGTGAGGCTAGAGGGCGAGTTAGATCATCATACTGCTGAAGAGTTGCGAACGAAAGTCACAGATATGATTGAGACACATGGTGTTCATCATATTATTTTGAGCCTAGAGAACTTAACATTTATGGATAGTTCTGGTTTAGGCGTTATATTAGGCCGATATAAACATGTAAAGGGATTAGGTGGAGAGATGGTTGTCTGTGCAATTTCACCGCCCGTTAAACGTTTATTTGAAATGTCAGGTCTATTCAAAATTGTTCGTTTAGAAGAAAGTGAAGCGCATGCGCTCGCGACGTTGGGGGTGGCGTAGATGAGAAATGAAATGAACCTTCAATTTTCAGCGTTAAGTCAGAATGAATCATTCGCTCGTGTTACGGTAGCTGCTTTTATTGCGCAATTAGACCCGACGATGGAAGAACTAACAGAGATTAAAACAGTTGTGTCAGAAGCGGTTACAAATGCAATTATTCATGGGTATGAAGGAAATGCAGAAGGTGTTGTTTATATTTCAGTGATTTTGGAAGAAGCGATGGTGAAACTCACGATTCGAGATGAAGGGATTGGTATCTTTAACTTAGATGAAGCAAGACAACCCCTTTTTACAACTAAACCTGAATTAGAGCGTTCCGGAATGGGATTTACTATCATGGAAAATTTTATGGATGAAGTAGAAGTTATTTCAAACGAATCTTTCGGGACAACAATCCATTTGACAAAATACTTATCAAATAGTAACGCTCTATGCAATTAAGGAGAATAGCCAATGGACATAGAGGTCAGAAATGAGAAGAAGAAACCTCAGTTAAAGGACCACGAGCTAAAAGCGTTAATTCAAAAAAGTCAAGATGGAGATCAACAAGCGAGAGATACAATCGTTCAAAGTAATATGCGTCTCGTATGGTCGGTTGTACAGCGATTTCTTAATCGAGGATACGAACCAGACGATTTATTTCAAATTGGATGTATTGGACTCTTAAAATCGGTAGATAAATTTGATTTATCTTTCGACGTGAAATTTTCAACATATGCAGTTCCAATGATTATCGGTGAAATACAACGATTTTTACGTGACGATGGATCAGTGAAAGTAAGTAGATCTTTAAAAGAAACAGGAAACAAAGTCCGAAAGATGAGAGACGAGCTTTCGAAAGAATTTGGAAGGGCTCCAACAATTAATGAGGTAGCACAGGCTCTTGAACTAACGCCGGAAGAAGTTGTTCTGGCGCAAGAAGCGAGTCGTGCTCCTTCGTCGATACATGAAACTGTGTATGAAAACGACGGAGATCCAATTACTATTTTAGATCAAATTGCAGATCAATCGGAAACGAAATGGTTTGATAAAATTGCTTTAAAAGAAGCAATTAGAGAATTGGATGAACGAGAAAGGCTAATTGTGTATTTGCGCTATTATAAAGACCAAACCCAATCAGAAGTAGCGGAGCGAATAGGCATTTCGCAAGTACAAGTTTCAAGACTTGAAAAGAAAATATTAAAACAGATGAAAGATCGAATAGATGAATAGCTATCTATTCGATTTTTTTTGTTGTAACGTATGGTTGGTCGATAGCGGCAGCATTCCTTCTAGTCGCGTTAGTTATTGGTCTGAAAAAATGGAATGCACAAATACATTCAGACTCTGTCCAGCTTGAAAAAGAATGGAAGGACCGAGGTGTTTCATGATGAGTGGATCAGCGATTATGATGATGGTTATAGGTATGGTAGTCATTTGGGGAGGACTTGCATTAAGTATTGCAAATTTATTTAAGAAAAAGGCATAAGCTAAAAACATCTGTCCCGAAATGGTACAGATGTTTTTTTATGAAAAAATTGTATTAGAAAAAATTCCAATAACCATACTACAACTACGAGGAAGAGTGAAGGGGTGAATGAAAATTGGAACAAACGATTTATATTAAAATGCGCAATCGCTTAAAAGTGTCTCCTACGTATGAAGTAAAGCTGAGCGATGTTGCTCAACTTGCCGGAGATTCTTTTGTAGTTGAGTTGTTACAAAATGAAATAGTCTACAAAATAACAGCGCATGATAAAACACATGTTGTAATTGATGTTATGAAAGTGATTGAGATTATTCAACAAAAAGCGGCTCACATACAAATTAATTTACTTGGTTCTGGACAAACTCTTGTTGAAATTATATACGAAAAAAAGAAAGTGCATCCGGTTTTCTTCGGACTTGTATGGTTGTTACTTTTCATTGGAGCGGCCCTTGCAATAATTTATTTCCATGAGGATGTAAGTATGCAACAAGTACACCAACGGTTATATTACATGATTACTGGAGAATTTAAGGCGCAACCACTTTTATTTCAAATTCCTTATTCATTAGGTCTTGGATTAGGTATGGTCTTATTTTTTAATCATGTATTTCAAAAGAGAATTAATGAAGAGCCGAGCCCGTTAGAAGTTGAGATGTTTCAATATCAGCAGTCGCTTGATCAATATGTAATTGTTCATGAAAACAAGGATAATATGAAACAGATTGCTGATGATTGAGTGTGCATTTGTTGTATTAATTGGCTTAGCTGGAGGGATTGCAGTAGGTAGCGGATATGTCGCGTTTTTAGCTGTACTTGGTATAATCCCTCGTTTAGCTCAATTAACGAGAAGTGGAAAGCATATTCAATACTTTGAGTGGGCGGTCATTGCAGGTACTTTAACAGGGGCTTGGTGTAGTTTGAAAAATATTACATTTCAAACGTCACAATATTGGCTTGTTATATTAGGAATATTTTGTGGCACATTCATTGGAATGCTCGCTGCGGCGTTAACGGAAGTGTTAAACGTTTTACCTATTTTAGCGAAACGAGTAAGGGTAGAGGAGAAAATTATTGTTTTACTCGTTGCTCTTGTACTTGGGAAAGTAATAGGCTCGTTGTTTCACTGGATTTATTTCGTAAAGTAGGAGGCAATATATATGGCAGGGCGAAAATTGAAGGACGATTACATAAATAAAGTGAAGGAGTACCATCCAAAACCGAACTATTTCATAAATTGTGTGAAGGCATTTCTTGTTGGTGGACTCATTTGTACGGTTGGAGAAGTGTTGATGAAATTTTATATACATTACTTTCACTTTAGTGAGAAAGAGGCAGGAAACCCTACAGTTGCAACTCTTGTTTTACTATCAGCGATTTTAACAGGGTGTGGTGTATATGATAAAATCGGGCAGTTTTCTGGAGCGGGATCAGCAGTACCAGTTACTGGATTTGCGAATTCTATGGCGAGTGCCGCACTAGAGCATAGGAGTGAAGGGATTGTTCTAGGAATCGCTACTAACATGTTTAAGCTTGCAGGAAGTGTCATTGTATTTGGAGTCGTCGGTGCATACATTATCGGGTTAATAAGATATACATTTCAAATTTTAATGTCTTAAAGGAGGGGTGGGTATGAGATTGACAGGAAAACAAACGTGGGTATTTCAAAATGATATCTTCGTGAATGCAACTGGTACTGCTGTCGGTCCGAAAGAAGCTGAAGGCCCTCTTGGAAAGGATTTTGATATTTCATATTCTGACTTACATTGCGGAGAGGAAAACTGGGAACTTGCTGAACGAAGGTTAATGTCAGACTCAATTCAACAAGCGATGCAAAAAGGGAATATAAAAAAATCGCAAATTGATTTCTTTTTAGCGGGAGATTTATTAAACCAAACAGTGACAGCAAATTATGTTGCTCGTGAGTATGGTATTCCTTTTTTAGGGATGTTCAGCGCTTGTGCGACGTCAATGGAAACTTTGGCGATTGGATCAGCTTTTATAGATGGTGGATTTGCGAATCGTATTTTAGCTACAGTAAGTAGTCATAATGCGACGGCTGAAAGACAATTTCGTTCCCCAACAGAATACGGAGGACAAAAGCCAGGGACAGCAAACTCAACTGTTACCGGAGCAGGGTCAATATTAATTAGCAATGAGGAGAGTGCAATTAAAATAACAGCAGCAACAATTGGTAAAGTGCAAGATTTAGGAATTGCTAATCCTTTAGATATGGGATCAGCGATGGCACCAGCTGCTGCTCATACAATTCAACAACATTTTGAAGATTTGAGAAGAAGTGCAGCTGATTATGATCTTATTGTTACTGGTGATTTATCGGCTGTTGGGACACCAATTGCGAAACAACTTTTACTTGAGGAAGGGTATGATTTGGGGAATGTATACAATGATTGTGGATTAATGATTTACAATTCAAATCAAGAAGAAGTGTTTGCAGGGGGCAGTGGTTGTGCTTGTTCAGCTGTTGTAACATACGGCCATTTATTGAGTGAAATGCAAAAAGGGAATTTACAAAGAATTTTTGTTGTTGCAACTGGAGCTCTATTAAGCCCCATGATGATACAACAGAAGGAAACGATTCCAACGATTGCGCATGGTGTTGTGTTTGAAAGCGTTAAAGGAGAGTGAATTGTGGATTTTATATATGCATTTCTTGTAGGAGGAGCTATTTGTGTAATTGGACAAGTGTTGCTAGATTTCGCAAAGTTAACACCGGCACATTTAATGGCAACTTTTGTAGTCGCCGGAGCTATTTTAGACGGATTCGGATTGTACGATAAGCTTATAAAATTTGCAGGTGCTGGGGCAACAGTCCCTATTACAAGTTTTGGACACTCACTATTGCACGGGGCAATGCATGCGGCAGAAAAACATGGATATTTAGGAATTGGAATCGGTATGTTTAGCTTAACGTCTGCGGGGATTTCAGCAGCGATATTATTTTCATTTTTTGTTGCACTTATATGTAAACCGAAAGGATAAATCAAATGAGACGAAGGGTTGTTTTGGTCACAGATGGAGATGAATATGCAAAGCGGACAATTGAGCTGTTAACAAAGGAATTTGGGGGGAGGTGTATTTCAGCATCGCAAAGTAATCCGACCAAATTGACAGGGAAGAAAGTTGTTGAGCTTATTATGCAAACGCCATATGACCCTGTATTTGTCATGTTTGATGACAGCGGATTTATAGGAGAAGGATCTGGTGAAAAGGCGTTAAAGTATGTCGCAACACATAAACAAGTTGATGTACTCGGTATTTTAGCAGTAGCATCTAATACACATCATTGGGAATGGGCGCGTGTAGATGTAAGTGTAGATCGGAATGGGAATTTGACAGAATATGGCGTTGATAAATTTGGACTCCCAGATGGTGAAATTGGCAGGATTAGTGGGGATACGATTTATTGTTTAGATGGTCTGAATGTTCCTGTCATAGTGGGGGTCGGTGATATTGGCAAGATGTGCGGAAATGATGAATGGGAGAGAGGATCACCTATTACTAGAAAAGCGATTCAATTAATTTTGGAAAGGAGTGGGTTTTATGACGAAGCCTAAAAAAGTGAATATCCCGATTTCATCTTTTTTAAGTGATAATGAAAATTATTTAAAGCAAACAGTTGGACTTGGTGTTACATACGATGTTGGTATTCGTAAATTTCAAATTTTAAATAAAGAAATTGGTGTGTTATTTGTAAATGGACTTTGTGATACGAATTATATTATCCCTATTTTAGAAGAAGCGGTGGATACAAATGAAATAAGGGATGTAGAAGAAGATACAGTAAAGCTTTTAGAGAATCGTTTAATTCATCAACAAGTAAGTAAAGTAAAAACGATGGATGATGTAATGCTCCAAGTATTATCAGGACTCATTGTTATATTTGTGGAAGGTGAAACTGAAGCGTTCGCAATAGATGTTCGTAGTTATCCGGGCCGGACACCGACAGAACCAGATACAGAAAAGGTAGTGCGTGGTGCAAGGGATGGCTTTGTTGAAAATATCGTTGTAAATACAGCGTTAATTCGTAGAAGAATACGCGATCCACGTCTTCGAAATGAAATGATTCGAGTAGGGGATAGATCGCAAACGGATATTTGTATTACATATGTACAAGATGTTGCAAATCCGGATTTAGTGAAGATTATAAAACAAGAATTAAATAATATTGAAGTAGATGGGATTACGATGGCGGATAAAACGGTAGAAGAATTTGTAGTGAAACAAGGTTATAATCCATTCCCACTTATCCGATACACAGAGAGACCAGATGTAGCAGCAAATCATCTGTTAGAAGGACATGTGTTAGTACTCGTTGATACATCACCAAGTGCTATGATCACTCCAACAACATATTTTCACCATTTACAGCATGCAGAAGAGTTTAGACAAAATCCAGCTGTAGGTACATTTTTACGTTGGGTACGTTTTTTAGGTGTTATATTTTCGCTATTCTTACTGCCATTTTGGCTAGTTTTTGTTTTTGATCCGACTCTTTTACCGGAAAGTCTTGCTTTCATTGGACCAAATAAGATGACGCATTTACCGATTTTATTACAAATTTTGATGGCGGAAGTCGGACTCGAATTTTTAAGAATGGCTGCCATTCATACACCGACATCATTGTCGTCGGCAGCAGGATTAATTTCTGCCATATTAATTGGTCAAATTGCAATTGATGTAGGTTTGTTTGTACCAGAAGTTATTTTGTACGTAGCAGTTTCTATGATTGGAGCATACGCTACGCCAAGTTATGAACTAGGGCTTGGGAATAAGATAGGAAAATTGTTTGTCATTATTTTAACAGGCATATTTCATGAAATGGGATTTGTCATTGGAATGACGATATTGATTCTATTTTTAACATCTATAAAAAGCTTGCAAACACCGTATTTATGGCCTTTTTTACCGTTTGATTGGGGCGCGTTAACGAAGATTTTACTTCGTCCAACTATGTCTAGTTTAAAGGTTCGTCCAAGTATTGTAAGACCTCAAAATGTGCGAAGACAAAAATAAGCGGGATTATGCTCCGCTTATTTTTTATTGAAAATTTATTGTTTTTTTAACAAAAATCAAACATTTTTTTTGTACAATTAGAGTAGATATTGTGTATGGAAGGGGAAGAGGACATGATTAAACTATTTGTAAGTGATTTAGATGATACACTCGTTTACAATATGAATGATATGCAAAAAGAAGATGAACGAGCGCTTTGTTGGCTAGCTGAAAACGGGACAAATATTTGTTTTGCCTCTGGCCGTTTTACTCACCGAATTGATGAGGCGGTAAAAAGGTTTTCGTTCCCGTATTACACAACTAGTTTAAATGGAGCGACAATGATACTACCGGATGGAAAAGTATTTCATGAATCGAGTTTTGAAGATGGGGTTGCCCAGGAAATATATCGATATATACATAAAAAGGGACTAGCAGATATTGTTTGTGCAAATGAGCAGCGATATACAAAAAGGAAGAATGAACATCACCATACTTTTGAAGAGTATATGGGAGTGCATATTGCTGAAATCGAAGAGTTAGAAGAGGAGTTTGGGAAGACTGTACATCCTGCGAAATTATTTGTTTTTGGCGAAGAAGAAAAAATTGTAGCATTAGATCAAGAGTTGAGAGATACATTTCATAGCGAAGCGGAAGTCTTTATATCGGGTAAGCGATATGTTGACATTATGCCAAGAGGTGTAAGTAAAGGAAGCGCTCTGAAGCGATTAATGGAACATTTACAAATTGAAGCAAATGAAGTTGCATGTATTGGAGATTCTTTCAATGATATTTCTATGTTTGAAGTAACCCCGCACTCCTTCACCCTCCATCATGCTCATCCGTATGTGAAGGAGAAAGCAAATTATGTTGTCCGTTCGGTTGAAGAAGCTATTATGAAATTACCGTTACTTGTATAAAAAAGAAGCTCGTCACTGGCGAGCTTCTTTTTTACTTGAATAAAGATTTAACGAAATCAATGATACTAGAGAAGAAATCTTTTACTTTATCTAGGAAACTTTGCCCTTCTTCAGATCCTAAGAAGGCAGACACATGGTCTTTTGCTTTCTCTAATTGGCTACCAACTTGGTTCCAATCGATATTAAGATTTTTCATTTTATCAAATAACGCTACTAGGCTATCCAACTGTTCATCTGTTAATGTAATACCGAGTTGATCAGCAATTTTTTTAATTAATGTACGTAAATCTTCAGTTGTTTTTGGCTGTTCTTTTGCAATTTCTTCTTTAATTTTTGCAACAAGTTGAACTGCTTTTTCTTCGCCGATTTTATCACCAAGCTGGGCTGTTTGTACCATTTCTTCATTGGCTACTTTTTTTACTTCTTCAGGAATGGCTTTGTTTGATGTTGTTTCATAGGCCTTCATTAAACCTGTTAAAGCAGCAGTTCCTGAAACTTTAAATGGTGCAGTAATTTGAATCTCTGCATCTTTCACACCTGCTGTAATAAGTGCATTTGTGTACATTGCATCTGTTATCGAATTAATGTTTTTTGAGCGTACAATGAGACCTGACCCTGGTTTTGTGTATGTAATCATAGAAGAGGAAATAGCTCTCGTACCAATTTGCGCTTTTGGAACGATGCCCTCTAGAAATTTATGTTCTTCCGCATTAGATACAGTAATAATTTGTGCATCTTTTGGTGCTTTCATTTCTTTCAAAAGATCTTGTTTCTGTTGTTCAGATAAGTTTTCTCCTAGTGTAACAATTGATTCTCCCTCAATGATGTCTGCAAATGAAGCTGTTGGCATAATAAATACGGCTACAGCTAATAGCAGAGCTAGTAATTTCGTTTTCACGAAAAATCGCTCCCTTTCTCTTTCTTAAATTTTCGGGCAACACAGTTATTATAGTATATTTTTCTTATTTGTCACCTAGCTTCTTCCACATTTCAAAAAAGAAGTATGCAGATTGTCGGATTCTTTTTGTTTCTCGTCATGAATATGGTAATATAGTGCTGAGATAGTTGAAAGGAGACATATACATATGAAAACTTTAGGATACATATTAATGGAAAATGGCGAAAAAATCGATTTAGAATTTTTCCCAGAAGAGGCACCAAAAACAGTAGAAAACTTTAAAAAATTAGCAGAGCAAGGATTTTATGATGGTGTGACATTCCACCGCGTTATTCCTGGCTTCGTAAGCCAAGGTGGAGACCCAACAGGCACAGGAGCAGGTGGCCCAGGTTACTCTATCCCATGTGAAACTGATGGAAATCCTCATAGACATCTTGTTGGCTCACTTTCTATGGCACATGCTGGCCGTAATACAGGTGGTAGCCAATTCTTTGTTGTTCATGAGCCACAACCGCATTTAGATGGCGTACATACTGTATTCGGTAAAGCAACAAGCGGTATTGAAACAGTATTAAACATGCGTCAAGGCGATGTAATGAAAGAAGTTAAAGTTTGGGAAGAATAAGTTACGAGAAAAGGAGAGCGATTTTGCTCTCTTTTTTTATTTCCTATAAACAGGGTTGGTATATATTTTAAAGTATATGACACAAATAGGACGGCTACTAACGTTAAATTATATTGTTCATGAGAACACACTTTTAACAAAATACATAGGATGGAGTACGAATTATATGCTTCAATAAATGTAT
It encodes:
- the spoIIAA gene encoding anti-sigma F factor antagonist → MSLSMHLEVKRDVLCVRLEGELDHHTAEELRTKVTDMIETHGVHHIILSLENLTFMDSSGLGVILGRYKHVKGLGGEMVVCAISPPVKRLFEMSGLFKIVRLEESEAHALATLGVA
- the spoIIAB gene encoding anti-sigma F factor, with protein sequence MRNEMNLQFSALSQNESFARVTVAAFIAQLDPTMEELTEIKTVVSEAVTNAIIHGYEGNAEGVVYISVILEEAMVKLTIRDEGIGIFNLDEARQPLFTTKPELERSGMGFTIMENFMDEVEVISNESFGTTIHLTKYLSNSNALCN
- the sigF gene encoding RNA polymerase sporulation sigma factor SigF; this translates as MDIEVRNEKKKPQLKDHELKALIQKSQDGDQQARDTIVQSNMRLVWSVVQRFLNRGYEPDDLFQIGCIGLLKSVDKFDLSFDVKFSTYAVPMIIGEIQRFLRDDGSVKVSRSLKETGNKVRKMRDELSKEFGRAPTINEVAQALELTPEEVVLAQEASRAPSSIHETVYENDGDPITILDQIADQSETKWFDKIALKEAIRELDERERLIVYLRYYKDQTQSEVAERIGISQVQVSRLEKKILKQMKDRIDE
- a CDS encoding methionine/alanine import family NSS transporter small subunit, with protein sequence MMSGSAIMMMVIGMVVIWGGLALSIANLFKKKA
- a CDS encoding stage V sporulation protein AA yields the protein MEQTIYIKMRNRLKVSPTYEVKLSDVAQLAGDSFVVELLQNEIVYKITAHDKTHVVIDVMKVIEIIQQKAAHIQINLLGSGQTLVEIIYEKKKVHPVFFGLVWLLLFIGAALAIIYFHEDVSMQQVHQRLYYMITGEFKAQPLLFQIPYSLGLGLGMVLFFNHVFQKRINEEPSPLEVEMFQYQQSLDQYVIVHENKDNMKQIADD
- the spoVAB gene encoding stage V sporulation protein SpoVAB, giving the protein MIECAFVVLIGLAGGIAVGSGYVAFLAVLGIIPRLAQLTRSGKHIQYFEWAVIAGTLTGAWCSLKNITFQTSQYWLVILGIFCGTFIGMLAAALTEVLNVLPILAKRVRVEEKIIVLLVALVLGKVIGSLFHWIYFVK
- the spoVAC gene encoding stage V sporulation protein AC, translated to MAGRKLKDDYINKVKEYHPKPNYFINCVKAFLVGGLICTVGEVLMKFYIHYFHFSEKEAGNPTVATLVLLSAILTGCGVYDKIGQFSGAGSAVPVTGFANSMASAALEHRSEGIVLGIATNMFKLAGSVIVFGVVGAYIIGLIRYTFQILMS
- the spoVAD gene encoding stage V sporulation protein AD; this encodes MRLTGKQTWVFQNDIFVNATGTAVGPKEAEGPLGKDFDISYSDLHCGEENWELAERRLMSDSIQQAMQKGNIKKSQIDFFLAGDLLNQTVTANYVAREYGIPFLGMFSACATSMETLAIGSAFIDGGFANRILATVSSHNATAERQFRSPTEYGGQKPGTANSTVTGAGSILISNEESAIKITAATIGKVQDLGIANPLDMGSAMAPAAAHTIQQHFEDLRRSAADYDLIVTGDLSAVGTPIAKQLLLEEGYDLGNVYNDCGLMIYNSNQEEVFAGGSGCACSAVVTYGHLLSEMQKGNLQRIFVVATGALLSPMMIQQKETIPTIAHGVVFESVKGE
- the spoVAE gene encoding stage V sporulation protein AE, whose product is MDFIYAFLVGGAICVIGQVLLDFAKLTPAHLMATFVVAGAILDGFGLYDKLIKFAGAGATVPITSFGHSLLHGAMHAAEKHGYLGIGIGMFSLTSAGISAAILFSFFVALICKPKG
- a CDS encoding stage V sporulation protein AE, which produces MRRRVVLVTDGDEYAKRTIELLTKEFGGRCISASQSNPTKLTGKKVVELIMQTPYDPVFVMFDDSGFIGEGSGEKALKYVATHKQVDVLGILAVASNTHHWEWARVDVSVDRNGNLTEYGVDKFGLPDGEIGRISGDTIYCLDGLNVPVIVGVGDIGKMCGNDEWERGSPITRKAIQLILERSGFYDEA
- the spoVAF gene encoding spore germination protein SpoVAF yields the protein MTKPKKVNIPISSFLSDNENYLKQTVGLGVTYDVGIRKFQILNKEIGVLFVNGLCDTNYIIPILEEAVDTNEIRDVEEDTVKLLENRLIHQQVSKVKTMDDVMLQVLSGLIVIFVEGETEAFAIDVRSYPGRTPTEPDTEKVVRGARDGFVENIVVNTALIRRRIRDPRLRNEMIRVGDRSQTDICITYVQDVANPDLVKIIKQELNNIEVDGITMADKTVEEFVVKQGYNPFPLIRYTERPDVAANHLLEGHVLVLVDTSPSAMITPTTYFHHLQHAEEFRQNPAVGTFLRWVRFLGVIFSLFLLPFWLVFVFDPTLLPESLAFIGPNKMTHLPILLQILMAEVGLEFLRMAAIHTPTSLSSAAGLISAILIGQIAIDVGLFVPEVILYVAVSMIGAYATPSYELGLGNKIGKLFVIILTGIFHEMGFVIGMTILILFLTSIKSLQTPYLWPFLPFDWGALTKILLRPTMSSLKVRPSIVRPQNVRRQK
- a CDS encoding Cof-type HAD-IIB family hydrolase, which codes for MEGEEDMIKLFVSDLDDTLVYNMNDMQKEDERALCWLAENGTNICFASGRFTHRIDEAVKRFSFPYYTTSLNGATMILPDGKVFHESSFEDGVAQEIYRYIHKKGLADIVCANEQRYTKRKNEHHHTFEEYMGVHIAEIEELEEEFGKTVHPAKLFVFGEEEKIVALDQELRDTFHSEAEVFISGKRYVDIMPRGVSKGSALKRLMEHLQIEANEVACIGDSFNDISMFEVTPHSFTLHHAHPYVKEKANYVVRSVEEAIMKLPLLV
- a CDS encoding DUF1002 domain-containing protein; the protein is MKTKLLALLLAVAVFIMPTASFADIIEGESIVTLGENLSEQQKQDLLKEMKAPKDAQIITVSNAEEHKFLEGIVPKAQIGTRAISSSMITYTKPGSGLIVRSKNINSITDAMYTNALITAGVKDAEIQITAPFKVSGTAALTGLMKAYETTSNKAIPEEVKKVANEEMVQTAQLGDKIGEEKAVQLVAKIKEEIAKEQPKTTEDLRTLIKKIADQLGITLTDEQLDSLVALFDKMKNLNIDWNQVGSQLEKAKDHVSAFLGSEEGQSFLDKVKDFFSSIIDFVKSLFK
- a CDS encoding peptidylprolyl isomerase is translated as MKTLGYILMENGEKIDLEFFPEEAPKTVENFKKLAEQGFYDGVTFHRVIPGFVSQGGDPTGTGAGGPGYSIPCETDGNPHRHLVGSLSMAHAGRNTGGSQFFVVHEPQPHLDGVHTVFGKATSGIETVLNMRQGDVMKEVKVWEE